The following proteins come from a genomic window of Salvia hispanica cultivar TCC Black 2014 chromosome 4, UniMelb_Shisp_WGS_1.0, whole genome shotgun sequence:
- the LOC125221548 gene encoding dnaJ homolog subfamily B member 1-like: MGLGEHSRPNPNGFIRLVGFANVCKSFLSKCCPEKQPLFSNQTPNKPIHFTKIIKSKTKKCKPWREGDHKRRDRFKRGSNHDDNRATRSPRWGCGTGFSRLSRNLSCQGRRTHPPCGEAKGPFSRSLSHKESFRGAGTGTGGLTHTFSRSASRGVAAPIIFSNSSGLIKPAAMKKHLECTLEELCFGCVKKVVITRDAVNGNGQIVEEDETVTIKVEPGWRRGTKITFEGKGNQMPGTKAADLVFVIAEKEHPLFKTQEDDLQMGAEIMLVDALTGCTLPLPLLGGETTSLGIEDVVHTGYVRTIQGQGMPKQHEPGTRGDLIVNVSVKFPETLTQEQRSTAATILQQAC; this comes from the exons ATGGGATTGGGAGAGCATTCAAGACCAAACCCCAATGGTTTTATTCGCTTAGTAGGATTTGCAAACGTATGCAAATCCTTCCTCTCCAAATGCTGCCCAGAGAAGCAACCCCTTTTCTCCAACCAAACACCAAACAAACCTATACATTTTACCAAG ATTATCAAATCAAAGACCAAGAAATGTAAACCATGGAGAGAAGGAGATCATAAGAGACGTGACAGATTCAAACGAGGGAGCAATCACGACGACAACCGAGCTACAAGATCCCCTCGATGGGGCTGCGGCACAGGCTTCTCCCGGCTGTCGAGGAATCTGAGCTGCCAAGGCCGGAGAACCCACCCTCCGTGCGGGGAAGCTAAAGGGCCCTTTTCAAGGAGCTTGAGCCATAAAGAATCATTCAGGGGTGCTGGCACCGGCACCGGCGGTTTGACCCACACGTTCTCAAGAAGCGCGAGCAGGGGGGTCGCAGCCCCCATCATTTTCTCAAACTCGAGTGGGCTGATCAAACCGGCAGCAATGAAGAAGCACCTCGAGTGCACCCTCGAGGAGCTCTGCTTCGGTTGTGTCAAGAAGGTCGTCATCACAAGAGACGCCGTCAATGGCAACGG GCAAATAGTGGAGGAAGATGAGACGGTGACGATCAAGGTGGAGCCAGGATGGAGGAGAGGTACGAAGATCACGTTCGAGGGAAAGGGGAACCAGATGCCGGGCACAAAAGCTGCGGATCTAGTGTTCGTGATAGCAGAGAAAGAGCACCCCTTGTTCAAGACACAAGAGGATGATCTACAAATGGGAGCTGAGATCATGTTGGTCGATGCTCTAACGGGGTGCACGCTTCCCCTCCCGTTGCTGGGAGGCGAGACGACCAGCCTCGGGATAGAGGACGTCGTGCACACCGGCTACGTGAGGACCATACAAGGGCAAGGCATGCCAAAGCAACACGAGCCCGGGACAAGAGGGGACTTGATCGTCAACGTTTCGGTCAAGTTCCCAGAGACGTTGACACAAGAGCAGCGATCTACTGCTGCTACTATTTTGCAACAGGCTTGTTAA
- the LOC125221837 gene encoding delta-aminolevulinic acid dehydratase, chloroplastic-like, whose product MASMTINSVNFGTAKGVKFEYVGLKVHQNVTCVKPHSVKFAPRTLTVNAAEAHGDGPVKKMGKSDEECEAAVVAGNVPEAPPVPPKPSAPAGTPLVTPLPLSKRPRRNRRSPVLRAAFQETSISPANLVYPLFIHEGEEDTPIGAMPGCYRLGWRHGLVEEVGKARDVGVNSIVLFPKVPDALKTSTGKEAYNDNGLVPRTIRLLKDKYPDLVIYTDVALDPYSSDGHDGIVREDGVIMNDETVHQLCKQAVSQARAGADVVSPSDMMDGRIGAIRAALDAEGFQHVSIMSYTAKYASSFYGPFREALDSNPRFGDKKTYQMNPANYREALIETHEDEAEGADILLVKPGLPYLDIIRLLRDNSSLPVAAYQVSGEYSMIKAGGVLKMIDEERVMMESLMCLRRAGADIILTYFALQAARCMCGEKR is encoded by the exons ATGGCTTCAATGACGATCAACTCAGTGAATTTTGGGACTGCTAAAGGTGTGAAATTTGAGTATGTAGGGCTGAAAGTGCATCAGAATGTCACTTGTGTAAAGCCTCACTCGGTCAAATTTGCACCAAGGACCCTCACAGTGAATGCTGCTGAGGCTCACGGTGACGGGCCGGTTAAGAAGATGGGAAAGAGCGATGAGGAGTGTGAGGCCGCTGTCGTTGCAGGGAATGTTCCAGAAGCCCCCCCTGTACCCCCAAAACCATCTGCACCGGCCGGGACCCCTCTCGTCACCCCCCTT CCGCTTAGTAAAAGACCAAGGAGGAATCGCAGATCACCGGTACTGAGGGCTGCATTCCAAGAAACTAGCATAAGCCCTGCAAACCTGGtttatccacttttcattCATGAAG GAGAAGAAGACACTCCGATTGGAGCAATGCCTGGATGTTATAGGCTTGGATGGAGACATGGACTTGTGGAAGAG GTTGGTAAGGCTCGAGATGTTGGTGTTAACAGCATCGTGCTATTCCCAAAAGTTCCCGATGCTTTGAAG ACTTCCACAGGCAAAGAAGCTTATAATGACAACGGGCTGGTACCAAGAACTATAAGACTTCTTAAAGACAAGTATCCTGATCTT GTTATATACACTGACGTTGCTTTAGATCCGTATTCCTCCGATGGCCATGATGGCATTGTTAGGGAAGATG GAGTTATCATGAATGATGAAACTGTACATCAGCTCTGTAAACAGGCTGTTTCTCAG GCCAGAGCAGGAGCAGATGTTGTGAGCCCCAGTGATATGATGGATGGTCGTATCGGGGCTATTCGAGCTGCTCTGGATGCTGAGGGATTTCAGCACGTCTCCATTATGTCTTACACAGCCAA GTATGCTAGTTCATTTTACGGCCCATTCCGAGAAGCTTTAGACTCAAATCCGAGATTCGGAGACAAAAAGAC GTACCAAATGAATCCAGCTAACTATAGAGAAGCCCTTATCGAAACCCATGAGGACGAGGCTGAAGGGGCTGATATCCTTCTG GTCAAGCCGGGTCTACCTTACCTCGACATTATACGCCTTCTGAGGGATAACTCTTCTTTGCCCGTTGCTGCATACCAG GTGTCGGGCGAATACTCGATGATCAAGGCTGGTGGGGTTCTGAAAATGATAGACGAGGAGAGGGTGATGATGGAGTCGCTGATGTGTCTTCGACGAGCAGGCGCGGACATCATCCTCACATATTTTGCTTTGCAAGCCGCTAGATGCATGTGCGGGGAGAAGAGGTGA
- the LOC125221545 gene encoding aldehyde dehydrogenase-like: MAVCVETAAAELRDVYNSGKTRTYEWRVSQLKAMLKIAIHHEKELIEALNSDLGKHEHEAFLHEIAAVRSACRMALKQLHRWMKPEKVKTSMTTFPSSAEIVSEPFGVVLVISTWNYPILLSLEPVIAAISAGNAVVLKPSEVASATSSTMSKLLGQYMDVSAVKVVEGGIPETSALLEQKWDKIFYTGNSKVGRVVLAAAAKHLTPVILELGGKCPAIVDSDINLTVAARRIISGKWGCNSGQTCVSPDYMITTKDYAAKLVDALSSELERFYGKDPVNSKDMSKIINSRHFERLSKLLDEEKVSGKIVIGGQRDKANLKIAPTVILDAPEDSLIMNEEIFGPLLPIITVNNIKDGINLITSKEKPLAAYIFTNDKKLKEEFVQRVSAGGIGVNEVTLHLAEDTLPFGGVGESGMGSYHGKFSFDAFSHKKPVLYRGFNGEISARYPPYTPRKLKFLKAVLSGDIIGIIRALLGW; encoded by the exons ATGGCTGTGTGTGTggagacggcggcggcggagctCAGGGACGTATACAACTCCGGCAAGACGAGGACGTACGAGTGGCGCGTTTCGCAGCTCAAAGCGATGCTCAAAATCGCGATCCACCACGAGAAGGAACTCATCGAAGCTCTGAATTCGGATCTCGGCAAGCACGAGCACGAAGCTTTTCTTCATGAG ATTGCAGCAGTAAGATCAGCATGCAGGATGGCACTGAAGCAATTGCATCGATGGATGAAGCctgaaaaa GTTAAAACGTCCATGACCACTTTTCCCTCATCAGCTGAAATAGTGTCAGAACCCTTCGGTGTCGTATTGGTTATCTCAACATGGAACTATCCTATCC TATTGTCGCTTGAGCCAGTCATTGCAGCTATTTCAGCCGGTAATGCTGTAGTACTTAAGCCATCTGAAGTTGCATCTGCAACTTCCTCAACTATGTCGAAACTTCTTGGGCAGTACATGGATGTCTCAGCTGTAAAAGTTGTAGAAGGTGGTATTCCGGAAACAAGTGCATTACTGGAGCAGAAATGggacaaaatattttatacag GGAATAGCAAGGTTGGGCGTGTTGTATTAGCAGCTGCAGCAAAGCATCTCACACCTGTGATTTTGGAGCTTGGTGGGAAATGTCCAGCAATTGTTGATTCAGATATCAACCTAACA GTTGCAGCAAGAAGAATCATCTCAGGCAAGTGGGGTTGCAACAGCGGACAGACCTGTGTTTCACCTGATTACATGATAACTACAAAGGATTATGCTGCAAAACTT GTTGATGCTCTTTCATCTGAACTAGAAAGATTCTATGGAAAAGATCCAGTGAATTCAAAAGACAtgtcaaaaattataaattccCGACATTTTGAACGGCTGTCAAAGCTTTTGGATGAAGAGAAAGTTTCAGGAAAAATAGTTATTGGTGGTCAACGGGATAAAGCCAATCT CAAGATTGCTCCCACTGTTATACTAGATGCCCCGGAAGATTCTCTTATCATGAATGAGGAGATTTTTGGTCCTCTACTTCCCATTATCACG GTCAACAATATTAAGGATGGCATTAACTTGATTACTTCTAAAGAGAAGCCCCTTGCGGCGTATATATTTACGAATGACAAAAAGCTCAAGGAAGAATTCGTGCAAAGAGTCTCAGCAGGGGGCATTGGCGTTAATGAAGTAACTCTTCAT CTTGCTGAGGACACATTGCCATTCGGAGGCGTGGGAGAAAGTGGAATGGGATCATACCACGGTAAATTCTCTTTCGATGCTTTCAGCCATAAAAAGCCAGTTTTGTATCGTGGGTTTAATGGGGAAATCTCTGCAAGATATCCGCCATACACCCCTAGAAAGCTGAAATTTCTCAAAGCTGTGTTAAGTGGTGACATAATTGGCATCATCCGTGCTCTGCTCGGATGGTAA
- the LOC125221836 gene encoding IAA-amino acid hydrolase ILR1-like 6: MNTHLHKSPILSLAVAALAFSCMITTAPPPEAATERSTDHDILSYFESALNSLRYPPLKLKNHSSAAQVAKKSAADEITRIARGSDFVKWIKSVRRAIHENPELAFEEHETSRLVRRELDGLDVGYRFPLAKTGIRAMIGTGEAPFVALRADMDALPIQEAVEWEHKSKNAGKMHACGHDAHVAMLMGAARILKARENHLKGTVILLFQPAEEAGNGAKRMIEEGALEDVEAIFAMHVSHLLQTSVIGSRSGPLLAGCGFFKAIITGQQITGGNSHHSSDLVLAASAAVISLQGIVSRESNPLDSQVVSVTFVDSRDDPNASPTSIAFGGTLRAFSTASFQRLVKRIEEVIVAQAKVYKCSATVDFFKDSDSIYPPMVNNDLMYEHVKRVSTDLGGPANFEVVEPVMGAEDFSFYSEVVPAAFFYIGIKNETLGSVHSAHSPHFMIDEDALAVGAATHAAIAERYLSERAP, from the exons ATGAACACGCATCTCCACAAATCGCCGATCCTCTCGCTCGCGGTCGCCGCGCTCGCCTTCTCCTGCATGATCACCACCGCGCCGCCGCCGGAAGCGGCGACGGAGAGGTCGACCGATCACGATATCCTCTCCTACTTCGAATCGGCGCTCAATTCGCTGAGGTATCCGCCGCTGAAGCTGAAAAACCACTCCTCAGCGGCGCAGGTGGCGAAGAAATCGGCCGCCGACGAGATCACGAGGATCGCGCGGGGATCGGATTTCGTGAAGTGGATAAAATCCGTGCGCCGCGCGATTCACGAGAATCCGGAGCTGGCCTTCGAGGAGCACGAGACCAGCCGCCTCGTCCGCCGCGAATTGGACGGTCTGGATGTCGGCTACCGCTTTCCATTGGCTAAAACGGGGATCAGAGCGATGATCGGAACCGGAGAGGCGCCGTTCGTCGCCCTCAGAGCCGATATGGATGCTCTGCCGATCCAG GAAGCCGTTGAATGGGAGCACAAGAGCAAAAACGCGGGTAAAATGCACGCCTGTGGCCACGATGCTCACGTGGCGATGCTCATGGGCGCAGCTAGGATCCTCAAGGCTCGGGAGAATCACTTGAAG GGGACAGTGATTCTTCTCTTTCAGCCAGCAGAGGAAGCTGGGAATGGAGCAAAAAGAATGATTGAAGAGGGAGCTCTTGAAGATGTTGAAGCCATCTTCGCGATGCATGTATCGCACCTTCTCCAAACATCTGTCATCGGGTCAAGATCCGGTCCTTTACTAGCTGGTTGTGGTTTCTTTAAGGCTATTATAACTGGCCAGCAGATCACTGGTGGGAATTCCCATCACTCCAGTGACCTTGTCTTAGCCGCCTCAGCCGCAGTGATCAGTTTACAGGGCATTGTATCCCGCGAATCAAATCCTTTGGATTCTCAG GTTGTCTCTGTTACTTTTGTGGACAGCAGAGACGATCCTAATGCTTCGCCAACGAGCATAGCGTTTGGTGGCACCTTGAGGGCATTCTCCACCGCAAGCTTCCAGCGGCTTGTAAAACGAATAGAAGAG GTGATAGTAGCCCAAGCTAAGGTCTACAAGTGCTCAGCAACTGTCGACTTCTTCAAGGACTCAGACTCGATCTACCCTCCCATGGTGAACAACGACCTGATGTATGAGCATGTGAAGAGGGTCAGCACCGACCTAGGGGGACCCGCGAACTTCGAAGTCGTGGAGCCCGTCATGGGAGCCGAGGACTTCTCCTTCTACTCGGAGGTGGTCCCCGCGGCCTTCTTCTACATAGGCATCAAGAACGAGACACTCGGCTCCGTGCACTCGGCGCACTCCCCTCATTTCATGATCGACGAAGACGCACTCGCTGTGGGTGCAGCGACTCATGCTGCGATTGCTGAGAGATATCTAAGCGAACGCGCGCCGTAA
- the LOC125219260 gene encoding tRNA (adenine(58)-N(1))-methyltransferase catalytic subunit TRMT61A-like, with product MLPTDSTKTLSFNRCITEGDLVIVYERHDVMKAVQVSEKGVLQNRFGMFKHSDWIGKPFGSKIFSSKGGFVYLLAPTPELWTLVLSHRTQILYIADISFVVMYLEIVPGCVVLESGTGSGSLSTSLARAVAPHGHVYTFDFHEQRAASAREDFERTGLSSLVTVGVRDIQGEGFPDEFSGRADSVFLDLPQPWLAIPSAAKMLQQDGVLCSFSPCIEQVQRSCETLKSSFTDIRTFEILLHTYEVREGHLPSWQDGDGVLASLKGCKKRQRSTNGQENSRPQTVLARRMGETRGHTGYLTFARLRS from the exons ATGTTGCCAACTGATTCTACCAAAACGCTATCCTTCAACCGCTGCATAACGGAGGGGGATTTGGTCATTGTGTATGAGCGGCACGACGTGATGAAGGCTGTACAAGTTTCGGAGAAGGGGGTTTTACAGAACCGTTTTGGTATGTTCAAGCATTCTGATTGGATCGGGAAGCCGTTCGGCTCTAAGATCTTCAGCAGTAAAGGCGGATTCGTTTATTTATTAGCTCCGACGCCTGAGCTTTGGACTCTGGTTTTGAGCCACAGGACGcagattttatatattgcGGATATAAGTTTCGTGGTTATGTATTTGGAGATTGTTCCTGGTTGCGTGGTGCTTGAATCCGGCACGGGAAGTGGATCCTTGTCTACTTCTCTTGCTCGTGCTGTTGCTCCCCATGGCCATGTTTATACCTTTGATTTCCATGAACAGAGGGCTGCTTCAGCCAG GGAGGATTTTGAACGCACAGGATTGAGTAGTTTGGTGACAGTTGGTGTGAGAGACATACAGGGTGAGGGTTTCCCAGATGAATTTTCGGGTAGAGCCGATTCTGTTTTCCTCGACCTGCCTCAGCCATGGCTAGCGATTCCTTCTGCTGCAAAAATGCTGCAGCAAGACGGGGTCTTGTGCTCCTTCTCTCCCTGTATTGAGCAAGTGCAGAGATCTTGTGAGACGCTCAAATCATCCTTCACCG ACATAAGAACGTTTGAGATACTCCTCCACACATATGAAGTTCGAGAAGGGCACTTGCCAAGTTGGCAGGATGGTGATGGGGTTTTGGCATCTCTTAAGGGTTGCAAGAAAAGACAACGGTCAACAAATGGACAGGAGAATTCTCGACCTCAGACTGTCTTGGCTAGACGAATGGGTGAGACGAGGGGGCATACTGGTTACTTGACATTTGCCAGACTCAGAAGTTAG